A window of Malania oleifera isolate guangnan ecotype guangnan chromosome 2, ASM2987363v1, whole genome shotgun sequence genomic DNA:
caTTAATATGGTTGGGTGCTTGGAGGGAAGCATctgaagtgtttataaatataccattctaGATATATTCTAAGTGTTGAAgattattgtattgtattgtatggtgTTCTTTGACATTCTCATAGTGAAAATCTTTTCTGATTGCTCTTGTGGatataggctttgccgaaccacgtaaattttgcTTTATTAagttttgctttcaaatatacTGCGTGTGTTCCATGTTCGTTCTTCAATATTTGCTGCGTTTAAATTCTGTTGTGCAAATTCATAGTTTATTCACAACATTCTAtatcaaaattcactttacaagacCAATCTTATTACATATGACgattgaaatataaaaaaaatattttataattaaattattatttttaaaatttttcaaaatcatattttttttattttaattatgttttaaaattcaaaggaTCATTTTATTTCAACTTTAACTAATgaatatgaataaaataaatgatttaaacAAAAAATGTTAATTATAGATACTACAATATTTAGATAATTAGTTAGTAAagcaactaaaaatcataaaatctgattttcaatttttttcacaaaaaaaaaaacaataaataggAACAAAAACTAACTACATAAGCAGACgcaatttcatatttatttttttattaatgacaatgaaaataaaaaataaaaacaaaaaagatgTGAAACCCTAAGATTTATAGTTGACAAAAGAGACTAATTAGGAAGGACTTTGTTAATCCTTGATTTCCTTGACACCTTACAATTACTTGGGTGGTATTCGCTTGATGCATTCATCCtacaataaatattatttttcttgattgatCAAAAAAAAATAGGACTGCAAACAAGTCGAAACAAACTGAGTCGAACTATGGTAGGCTCAAGCTTGGCTCGTTTATTTATAAGCAAACTCAAATTCGAGCTCAAACTTGACTTAATTGAAATTTGTTTCAAACTAATAAATGAACCAAGTCATTAAgctaattatattaattaataattaataaacataattttgaaaaaatatattttaaagtaaaaagtTTAACATCAAATATTTAATGAGATTAATATCAAATTTGTTCACAAACCTAAAATCAAGCTATTTCACCAACCTAAAATCGAGTTACTGATGAACTAGTAAATGAGCTAATAAACGAGTCGACCAGTAAGCTGATAAACAAGTTTGCTTACAAGCCTAACAAGCTAAGCATGAGCCAACTCGAGCTCAGCTCATTTAATTAACAAGCTCAAAATTTCAATTCGAGCTCAGCTCATTTAACTTATAATAAATGAGTTCGAGCGGACTATTATACTCAATTGCTGTCCTAAAAAAAAGAGACACTATACATCTTGCATCCACATGTATGATTCATGTTAAAAATGTCTACCCTAAGGAATTTCCATGGATTCTCAACAGTGAGCATCAATAATTGAAAAGCTACATACCCAAAAAATCTTGCAAGGCCCAAATACGTATTCAAATATAAATAACATACAATACAATCTCTTGTTTGAATCAAAGTATACATATTTTCAATTCTAAACCAAACAGGGCCTCATCTTCTCAGATTCAGCAAGACCTTCATATAATAGAGCATTTCCACGCATCCAGAGCAAAACTAGCAACCATCCAAATATTTATTCGAGTCTCGTCCATCCATGAGGTGCTGCCGAATATAGCAatgcatatataaataaataatacaattaaATTGTGACTTTTCTGTCTTTTCTGTAGCAGTCTTAACTAAAGAATATCAACTTTGGCACACATATTTAACAAGAGCAGCAAGGCGTGAAAACTCGCCAGGGAAAAACATTACATTTCCAAGCTGTTGcagaaataaatataaataaaacaaTAGAACTGGAATAAATTTATGAGTCAACCTTCAAAACAACTGGAAGAACAACAATAAGAAGCCAGCTGAGAGCAACAGCAAAGAGGAATAAGCCGAGAGCAGGTGCCCTTTGCTTTTGTTAGCCATTTTGGATGAATCTGCAGCGGGTGCATATGCAGGGCACTCGAGACCCTGCTTCCCCTCACGGCACTCATTGGCAAACAGGCCAGGCGGGTATTTTCCATAGAGATTTATGTAGCTAAACATGGTAGAAGCACAATCATTTGTCAAGTCATTCAACTGCTCTGCATATGGGCAAGAAAACTCCTTGAAGGCTCCACAACATAGCTTAGCCGCGTATTGGGGTCCCTTGCACTTGCTTGTGATGATTGTGTAGTTCAGAAACTCAAAGCTTATAGGGCAACCTGCAGAAGTGAAAGACAAAGCATCATTTCCTGCATTGCAGCCGCACATCTTGGAGCTAACCCAACTTACAACTTCAATGTTATTTTTCGCATTCTATGATGGATTTCTCAGACAAGCAATCATTGTACCTTTACTCTAGTCCTCTTACCATTAACATTTTCCAACACAGACAATAAAAAAGCAAAACTAATAGACCAAGAAATTCCACAATTGTAAAAATTGTTCAGCTAATTGCAGAATCAATAGTTCTACCAATGTATTATCATGGAGACATTTTAGCAATTAGCACATCAAAACCAAGTGCTCCTACCTTCCCTCCATATCATAAAGCTCAGACAAAGCCCAAGATAAATACAAGCAGCTTGAGGTAGCAAAATCTGAGGATTAAAATTAACTGCCGTATAttccaaatattttaaattttgtatgTTAATGTTATTTGTTTGTTCATTTATATTCTAACTTAGGACTTCAAAGTAGCAGATATCCTCTGCTAAAAATCCCAGAGGGTAGAAAATGTTCTTGCTTTTTCCTTTCCCTTTTGAACTCACACATCTGAAATAGCTAAAGGATTACTCCATGTAATCTATGTGTTGACATCTTTTGGTTGTGTATTTTGTTAAGATTAGACCACAATTACATACAACCGCAAATCATTCCAAATTTAGCAGATAGCCTGTGATGCCGTGTCAAGGAAACTATATAAGACAAACTCCATGATTCTCGGTCATCTTTCTTTTCTCTGTTTCAGTACAAAGGCATTTCTAACAGGTGTTATTGACCCATGAAAATGTGTTTGGTTCCAATTGCAGGGCTCTGGAGAATAATATAAGATATCGTAAAGCTGGTAAAATAATTTGATCATTATCAATATCAAGTTCTCTATGGAATTTCATGAGTATTCACTTAGTCCACGAGGAAAGAATATTAAATTGTACAGACCATATTAAGGCATTGTTGGGTCTGCATACATATTTGGTTCAAAGGTTAACATATGGGTGGCATCTTTTCAAATGATTAAACCACAGTCTTAAGTAAAAACTACTTATGGATAGAAGCTGGGATTTAAAGTCTACTGCAAGAATTCCATGACATATTGATAAGACAAAAGCCTATGGGCTTTCTAAGTGACACAAAGACAACAAGGGTTGGACCTAAATTGGTTGCTCTTAGAGATTAATATTGTGATTGCCAAATAAACATGCAAAGCTGATTAAAATTCCAGAATAGTTTTTGCAGACAATTACATTGAAGGAAGGGGAGGCACAAAAAGAACAAAGAGAAACAAGATAAGCATATTGTAAAAAATGAGCACTAAGCACAATGGACATGAATAGAATTTCTGATGTCAAAAAACAGGGGATGAAAAAACCTTtctaacaataaaataaaattcatcaaAATTAATTGAAACATTTGACAAACTCATAACAAATAAGGAACAAACCATCAAGATGATCTAATTGGTACATGGATGacatgaattaattaaataaagttcaaatttatCAATCCTAGCAAAAGAAAGAAATTGTCAACATATAGGTTTCTGACACAACTTCTATTCTCCAAATATTGACAATGCCTCTTCATTAGCGCTTGGGAGAGAGAGATCACACTACCTTAAAGACTCAACATTGACAATATGCATTGTCTTACACATTATAATATGATATAAGTTCACATTGATGGGAATGCTAAGAATGTAAGCACAATTGAAAGAATTATATTCCATAAACAACAATCCCAAGTTTCATGGAAAATAGCAAAAAGGTCATGGCACGCCccttataaaaaatatgaaaaaatgatAGCTTGCATGCCATTATGCCGCCTCTTAAAAAAATATGTGCAAAAATGATAGCTTGCATGCCATTATGCCACCACGTCATAGAAAGGTCAATTGTAGAA
This region includes:
- the LOC131149876 gene encoding GPI-anchored protein LLG1-like, with the protein product MASNLSFFALLFFLLTGLAASSTFISDEVFESHGSTGRALLQAKKSCPISFEFLNYTIITSKCKGPQYAAKLCCGAFKEFSCPYAEQLNDLTNDCASTMFSYINLYGKYPPGLFANECREGKQGLECPAYAPAADSSKMANKSKGHLLSAYSSLLLLSAGFLLLFFQLF